One Bythopirellula goksoeyrii genomic window, TGCACCCGCTTCCTTTGGAGATTGGGCATCCACGAAAGAGTAGCAGAGCAGACCTATTCCAAAGATAAAGACGAAATAGCAGAACAGATGGCGCACAGTTACACTTCCTAGGAATAGTACGAACGGTTGACTATAGAAGTTTATGTGCAGTTAGATCATCTTTGCAATATGCCAACCACTAACCACTCAGTATGCATTCTCTTGCTTGAAGACGACCATTACGGTTTGGGCAAGGATCTTCATGTCCATCCAGAGCGTCCAATCTCGAATGTAGCGATGGTCGAATTCGATTCGGCGTTCCATCTTTTCAAGCGTTTCGGTCTCGCCACGCCAGCCATGAACCTGAGCCAGCCCTGTAATGCCCGGTTTTACTTTGTGGCGGAGCATGTAGCCATCGATTAGCATGCGGTATTGTTCATTGTGCGCGGTGGCATGGGGCCGCGGACCTACGAGAGACATACTGCCTCCAATGACGTTGAACAACTGTGGTAGTTCATCCAAGGAAGTTTTTCGCATGAACTGGCCCAATGGCGTAGTGCGCTGGTCGTCTTTGGTTGCCTGTTGGATCTCTTCTCCATCGTCGCAGACCCGCATAGAACGGAATTTCCAAACTCGGATTTCCTCTCCCATGAGTCCATATCGCTTCTGGCGGAAAAATACTGGTCCTGGCGAGGACCATTTTACCAGACCGGCAAGTATGGCAAACGGCACCGAGAGAATTGCCAGGAGCACAGTAGCGACCAACAAATCAAAGCCTCGTTTCAGCACACCATCAATTCCTGTGATAGGTGTCTCAAATACACTCACCACGGGTAGGCCATTTATCTGATTCCAACGAGCGTGCAACATTTGGAACACGAAAAAATCCGGAACAATATAAACTGAGGCGGTAGTGTCGCTAAGCTTGCTCAGGTAGTCGCGGATACGCTTTTCCGCCCGCATCGGAAAGGTGATAAATATCATGTCCACCTCGCCTCGACGAGCCATCTCGGCCAAGCGAGACAACGTGCCAGCACTGGGTAGGTCGCGCCCCATTGCTTCTTTGATACGGTTAGAAGGTCGGTCGTCAAAGAAACCGGCAAACTCC contains:
- a CDS encoding undecaprenyl-phosphate glucose phosphotransferase, which encodes MLRFYNTGDCSQILRYRTHLKATLAKRRRGLIALLRLIQELSQGILNVVSSGNYNVRTHRSLVSIAYRLIDAFGIVCGAALAAQYTHLATTQDMAAIAATTLLIHLIASEVSGLYRSWRGSRLALELYCVMLNWMYTAPLVLGVGLLTKLNAHFSYESKILWLLVTPLAMGSSRVVFRMILKNLRKRGFNTRRFAICGLNPLGLQLADNVQESQELGLEFAGFFDDRPSNRIKEAMGRDLPSAGTLSRLAEMARRGEVDMIFITFPMRAEKRIRDYLSKLSDTTASVYIVPDFFVFQMLHARWNQINGLPVVSVFETPITGIDGVLKRGFDLLVATVLLAILSVPFAILAGLVKWSSPGPVFFRQKRYGLMGEEIRVWKFRSMRVCDDGEEIQQATKDDQRTTPLGQFMRKTSLDELPQLFNVIGGSMSLVGPRPHATAHNEQYRMLIDGYMLRHKVKPGITGLAQVHGWRGETETLEKMERRIEFDHRYIRDWTLWMDMKILAQTVMVVFKQENAY